One segment of Antennarius striatus isolate MH-2024 chromosome 5, ASM4005453v1, whole genome shotgun sequence DNA contains the following:
- the mitfa gene encoding melanocyte inducing transcription factor a isoform X6: MEVLKVQSHLESSTKYHIQQAQRHQVRQYLSTTLDGKAGSQCPSQPPEHGMPPGHGSSAPNSPMALLTLSSNCEKEMDDVIDDIISLESSYSEDVLGLMDQGLQMNNQLPVSGNLLDVYGNQALPLPGLAISSSCPPNIKREYTAPGMKQVLEESGSCGQYENYQRPEGFPVEAEVRALAKERQKKDNHNLIERRRRFNINDRIKELGTLIPKSSDPDMRWNKGTILKASVDYIRRLQREQQRAKELECRQRKLEHANRHLMLRIQELEIQARAHGLAVASPPSVCTSDLMTRIIKQEPALGDCPADLYQHSPTPDMSPPTTLDLNNGTITFNQIHADSGDTGPFGNSRTCKLKELVRDNTLSPISPNDPLLSSMSPDGSNSIRNHHSSCSSVEEEQCC, encoded by the exons GTGCAGTCCCACCTGGAGAGTTCCACCAAATACCACATCCAGCAGGCCCAGAGGCACCAGGTGAGGCAGTATCTGTCCACCACACTCGATGGTAAAGCCGGCAGCCAGTGTCCCAGCCAACCCCCTGAGCACGGCATGCCACCCGGGCATGGCAGTAGTGCCCCCAACAGTCCCATGGCCTTACTCACCCTCAGTTCTAACTGTGAAAAAGAG ATGGACGATGtgatcgatgacatcatcagcttgGAGTCAAGTTACAGTGAAGATGTTCTCGGACTTATGGATCAAGGTCTTCAAATGAATAACCAG CTCCCTGTGTCTGGTAACCTCCTTGATGTGTATGGCAACCAAGCTCTACCGCTGCCTGGCCTCGCCATCAGCAGCTCCTGTCCGCCCAACATTAAGAGAGAATACACAG CTCCTGGCATGAAGCAAGTACTGGAAGAGTCTGGATCCTGTGGCCAGTATGAAAACTATCAAAGGCCAGAGGGCTTTCCAGTAG AGGCTGAAGTTCGTGCTCTTGCtaaagaaagacagaagaaagacaacCACAACTTAA TTGAACGTAGACGGAGATTTAACATCAACGATCGCATCAAGGAGCTGGGAACCCTGATACCCAAGTCAAGTGATCC AGACATGCGATGGAATAAGGGGACCATTCTGAAAGCCTCAGTGGACTATATCAGGAGGCTACAGCGGGAGCAGCAGAGAGCCAAGGAGTTGGAGTGCAGACAGAGGAAGCTGGAACATGCAAACCGCCATCTGATGCTTCGTATACAG GAGCTGGAGATCCAGGCTCGTGCTCACGGTCTTGCAGTTGCATCGCCCCCCTCTGTCTGTACATCTGATCTAATGACGCGAATCATTAAACAAGAGCCCGCTCTTGGCGACTGCCCCGCAGATCTCTACCAGCATAGCCCCACTCCTGACATGTCCCCTCCAACCACGCTGGACCTCAACAATGGCACCATCACCTTCAATCAGATTCATGCAGACAGCGGAGACACTGGCCCTTTTGGAAACTCCAGGACCTGTAAACTCAAGGAATTGGTGAGGGACAACACCCTGTCACCAATTTCCCCCAATGATCCTCTGCTGTCTTCAATGTCCCCGGATGGCTCCAATAGCATCAGAAACCACCACAGTTCCTGCTCCagtgtggaggaggagcagtgttGTTAG
- the mitfa gene encoding melanocyte inducing transcription factor a isoform X2 yields the protein MLEMLEYSHYQVQSHLESSTKYHIQQAQRHQVRQYLSTTLDGKAGSQCPSQPPEHGMPPGHGSSAPNSPMALLTLSSNCEKEMDDVIDDIISLESSYSEDVLGLMDQGLQMNNQLPVSGNLLDVYGNQALPLPGLAISSSCPPNIKREYTAPGMKQVLEESGSCGQYENYQRPEGFPVEAEVRALAKERQKKDNHNLIERRRRFNINDRIKELGTLIPKSSDPDMRWNKGTILKASVDYIRRLQREQQRAKELECRQRKLEHANRHLMLRIQELEIQARAHGLAVASPPSVCTSDLMTRIIKQEPALGDCPADLYQHSPTPDMSPPTTLDLNNGTITFNQIHADSGDTGPFGNSRTCKLKELVRDNTLSPISPNDPLLSSMSPDGSNSIRNHHSSCSSVEEEQCC from the exons ATGTTGGAGATGCTTGAATACAGTCACTATCAG GTGCAGTCCCACCTGGAGAGTTCCACCAAATACCACATCCAGCAGGCCCAGAGGCACCAGGTGAGGCAGTATCTGTCCACCACACTCGATGGTAAAGCCGGCAGCCAGTGTCCCAGCCAACCCCCTGAGCACGGCATGCCACCCGGGCATGGCAGTAGTGCCCCCAACAGTCCCATGGCCTTACTCACCCTCAGTTCTAACTGTGAAAAAGAG ATGGACGATGtgatcgatgacatcatcagcttgGAGTCAAGTTACAGTGAAGATGTTCTCGGACTTATGGATCAAGGTCTTCAAATGAATAACCAG CTCCCTGTGTCTGGTAACCTCCTTGATGTGTATGGCAACCAAGCTCTACCGCTGCCTGGCCTCGCCATCAGCAGCTCCTGTCCGCCCAACATTAAGAGAGAATACACAG CTCCTGGCATGAAGCAAGTACTGGAAGAGTCTGGATCCTGTGGCCAGTATGAAAACTATCAAAGGCCAGAGGGCTTTCCAGTAG AGGCTGAAGTTCGTGCTCTTGCtaaagaaagacagaagaaagacaacCACAACTTAA TTGAACGTAGACGGAGATTTAACATCAACGATCGCATCAAGGAGCTGGGAACCCTGATACCCAAGTCAAGTGATCC AGACATGCGATGGAATAAGGGGACCATTCTGAAAGCCTCAGTGGACTATATCAGGAGGCTACAGCGGGAGCAGCAGAGAGCCAAGGAGTTGGAGTGCAGACAGAGGAAGCTGGAACATGCAAACCGCCATCTGATGCTTCGTATACAG GAGCTGGAGATCCAGGCTCGTGCTCACGGTCTTGCAGTTGCATCGCCCCCCTCTGTCTGTACATCTGATCTAATGACGCGAATCATTAAACAAGAGCCCGCTCTTGGCGACTGCCCCGCAGATCTCTACCAGCATAGCCCCACTCCTGACATGTCCCCTCCAACCACGCTGGACCTCAACAATGGCACCATCACCTTCAATCAGATTCATGCAGACAGCGGAGACACTGGCCCTTTTGGAAACTCCAGGACCTGTAAACTCAAGGAATTGGTGAGGGACAACACCCTGTCACCAATTTCCCCCAATGATCCTCTGCTGTCTTCAATGTCCCCGGATGGCTCCAATAGCATCAGAAACCACCACAGTTCCTGCTCCagtgtggaggaggagcagtgttGTTAG
- the mitfa gene encoding melanocyte inducing transcription factor a isoform X4: MLEMLEYSHYQVQSHLESSTKYHIQQAQRHQVRQYLSTTLDGKAGSQCPSQPPEHGMPPGHGSSAPNSPMALLTLSSNCEKEMDDVIDDIISLESSYSEDVLGLMDQGLQMNNQLPVSGNLLDVYGNQALPLPGLAISSSCPPNIKREYTEAEVRALAKERQKKDNHNLIERRRRFNINDRIKELGTLIPKSSDPDMRWNKGTILKASVDYIRRLQREQQRAKELECRQRKLEHANRHLMLRIQELEIQARAHGLAVASPPSVCTSDLMTRIIKQEPALGDCPADLYQHSPTPDMSPPTTLDLNNGTITFNQIHADSGDTGPFGNSRTCKLKELVRDNTLSPISPNDPLLSSMSPDGSNSIRNHHSSCSSVEEEQCC; this comes from the exons ATGTTGGAGATGCTTGAATACAGTCACTATCAG GTGCAGTCCCACCTGGAGAGTTCCACCAAATACCACATCCAGCAGGCCCAGAGGCACCAGGTGAGGCAGTATCTGTCCACCACACTCGATGGTAAAGCCGGCAGCCAGTGTCCCAGCCAACCCCCTGAGCACGGCATGCCACCCGGGCATGGCAGTAGTGCCCCCAACAGTCCCATGGCCTTACTCACCCTCAGTTCTAACTGTGAAAAAGAG ATGGACGATGtgatcgatgacatcatcagcttgGAGTCAAGTTACAGTGAAGATGTTCTCGGACTTATGGATCAAGGTCTTCAAATGAATAACCAG CTCCCTGTGTCTGGTAACCTCCTTGATGTGTATGGCAACCAAGCTCTACCGCTGCCTGGCCTCGCCATCAGCAGCTCCTGTCCGCCCAACATTAAGAGAGAATACACAG AGGCTGAAGTTCGTGCTCTTGCtaaagaaagacagaagaaagacaacCACAACTTAA TTGAACGTAGACGGAGATTTAACATCAACGATCGCATCAAGGAGCTGGGAACCCTGATACCCAAGTCAAGTGATCC AGACATGCGATGGAATAAGGGGACCATTCTGAAAGCCTCAGTGGACTATATCAGGAGGCTACAGCGGGAGCAGCAGAGAGCCAAGGAGTTGGAGTGCAGACAGAGGAAGCTGGAACATGCAAACCGCCATCTGATGCTTCGTATACAG GAGCTGGAGATCCAGGCTCGTGCTCACGGTCTTGCAGTTGCATCGCCCCCCTCTGTCTGTACATCTGATCTAATGACGCGAATCATTAAACAAGAGCCCGCTCTTGGCGACTGCCCCGCAGATCTCTACCAGCATAGCCCCACTCCTGACATGTCCCCTCCAACCACGCTGGACCTCAACAATGGCACCATCACCTTCAATCAGATTCATGCAGACAGCGGAGACACTGGCCCTTTTGGAAACTCCAGGACCTGTAAACTCAAGGAATTGGTGAGGGACAACACCCTGTCACCAATTTCCCCCAATGATCCTCTGCTGTCTTCAATGTCCCCGGATGGCTCCAATAGCATCAGAAACCACCACAGTTCCTGCTCCagtgtggaggaggagcagtgttGTTAG
- the mitfa gene encoding melanocyte inducing transcription factor a isoform X1, which produces MLEMLEYSHYQVQSHLESSTKYHIQQAQRHQVRQYLSTTLDGKAGSQCPSQPPEHGMPPGHGSSAPNSPMALLTLSSNCEKEMDDVIDDIISLESSYSEDVLGLMDQGLQMNNQLPVSGNLLDVYGNQALPLPGLAISSSCPPNIKREYTAPGMKQVLEESGSCGQYENYQRPEGFPVEAEVRALAKERQKKDNHNLIERRRRFNINDRIKELGTLIPKSSDPGCEESCALLVSWSADSDCRPLSPTYPRDMRWNKGTILKASVDYIRRLQREQQRAKELECRQRKLEHANRHLMLRIQELEIQARAHGLAVASPPSVCTSDLMTRIIKQEPALGDCPADLYQHSPTPDMSPPTTLDLNNGTITFNQIHADSGDTGPFGNSRTCKLKELVRDNTLSPISPNDPLLSSMSPDGSNSIRNHHSSCSSVEEEQCC; this is translated from the exons ATGTTGGAGATGCTTGAATACAGTCACTATCAG GTGCAGTCCCACCTGGAGAGTTCCACCAAATACCACATCCAGCAGGCCCAGAGGCACCAGGTGAGGCAGTATCTGTCCACCACACTCGATGGTAAAGCCGGCAGCCAGTGTCCCAGCCAACCCCCTGAGCACGGCATGCCACCCGGGCATGGCAGTAGTGCCCCCAACAGTCCCATGGCCTTACTCACCCTCAGTTCTAACTGTGAAAAAGAG ATGGACGATGtgatcgatgacatcatcagcttgGAGTCAAGTTACAGTGAAGATGTTCTCGGACTTATGGATCAAGGTCTTCAAATGAATAACCAG CTCCCTGTGTCTGGTAACCTCCTTGATGTGTATGGCAACCAAGCTCTACCGCTGCCTGGCCTCGCCATCAGCAGCTCCTGTCCGCCCAACATTAAGAGAGAATACACAG CTCCTGGCATGAAGCAAGTACTGGAAGAGTCTGGATCCTGTGGCCAGTATGAAAACTATCAAAGGCCAGAGGGCTTTCCAGTAG AGGCTGAAGTTCGTGCTCTTGCtaaagaaagacagaagaaagacaacCACAACTTAA TTGAACGTAGACGGAGATTTAACATCAACGATCGCATCAAGGAGCTGGGAACCCTGATACCCAAGTCAAGTGATCC GGGCTGTGAGGAATCCTGTGCTCTTCTGGTCAGCTGGTCAGCTGATTCTGACTGTAGACCTTTGTCTCCTACATACCCCAGAGACATGCGATGGAATAAGGGGACCATTCTGAAAGCCTCAGTGGACTATATCAGGAGGCTACAGCGGGAGCAGCAGAGAGCCAAGGAGTTGGAGTGCAGACAGAGGAAGCTGGAACATGCAAACCGCCATCTGATGCTTCGTATACAG GAGCTGGAGATCCAGGCTCGTGCTCACGGTCTTGCAGTTGCATCGCCCCCCTCTGTCTGTACATCTGATCTAATGACGCGAATCATTAAACAAGAGCCCGCTCTTGGCGACTGCCCCGCAGATCTCTACCAGCATAGCCCCACTCCTGACATGTCCCCTCCAACCACGCTGGACCTCAACAATGGCACCATCACCTTCAATCAGATTCATGCAGACAGCGGAGACACTGGCCCTTTTGGAAACTCCAGGACCTGTAAACTCAAGGAATTGGTGAGGGACAACACCCTGTCACCAATTTCCCCCAATGATCCTCTGCTGTCTTCAATGTCCCCGGATGGCTCCAATAGCATCAGAAACCACCACAGTTCCTGCTCCagtgtggaggaggagcagtgttGTTAG
- the mitfa gene encoding melanocyte inducing transcription factor a isoform X3: MLEMLEYSHYQVQSHLESSTKYHIQQAQRHQVRQYLSTTLDGKAGSQCPSQPPEHGMPPGHGSSAPNSPMALLTLSSNCEKEMDDVIDDIISLESSYSEDVLGLMDQGLQMNNQLPVSGNLLDVYGNQALPLPGLAISSSCPPNIKREYTEAEVRALAKERQKKDNHNLIERRRRFNINDRIKELGTLIPKSSDPGCEESCALLVSWSADSDCRPLSPTYPRDMRWNKGTILKASVDYIRRLQREQQRAKELECRQRKLEHANRHLMLRIQELEIQARAHGLAVASPPSVCTSDLMTRIIKQEPALGDCPADLYQHSPTPDMSPPTTLDLNNGTITFNQIHADSGDTGPFGNSRTCKLKELVRDNTLSPISPNDPLLSSMSPDGSNSIRNHHSSCSSVEEEQCC, from the exons ATGTTGGAGATGCTTGAATACAGTCACTATCAG GTGCAGTCCCACCTGGAGAGTTCCACCAAATACCACATCCAGCAGGCCCAGAGGCACCAGGTGAGGCAGTATCTGTCCACCACACTCGATGGTAAAGCCGGCAGCCAGTGTCCCAGCCAACCCCCTGAGCACGGCATGCCACCCGGGCATGGCAGTAGTGCCCCCAACAGTCCCATGGCCTTACTCACCCTCAGTTCTAACTGTGAAAAAGAG ATGGACGATGtgatcgatgacatcatcagcttgGAGTCAAGTTACAGTGAAGATGTTCTCGGACTTATGGATCAAGGTCTTCAAATGAATAACCAG CTCCCTGTGTCTGGTAACCTCCTTGATGTGTATGGCAACCAAGCTCTACCGCTGCCTGGCCTCGCCATCAGCAGCTCCTGTCCGCCCAACATTAAGAGAGAATACACAG AGGCTGAAGTTCGTGCTCTTGCtaaagaaagacagaagaaagacaacCACAACTTAA TTGAACGTAGACGGAGATTTAACATCAACGATCGCATCAAGGAGCTGGGAACCCTGATACCCAAGTCAAGTGATCC GGGCTGTGAGGAATCCTGTGCTCTTCTGGTCAGCTGGTCAGCTGATTCTGACTGTAGACCTTTGTCTCCTACATACCCCAGAGACATGCGATGGAATAAGGGGACCATTCTGAAAGCCTCAGTGGACTATATCAGGAGGCTACAGCGGGAGCAGCAGAGAGCCAAGGAGTTGGAGTGCAGACAGAGGAAGCTGGAACATGCAAACCGCCATCTGATGCTTCGTATACAG GAGCTGGAGATCCAGGCTCGTGCTCACGGTCTTGCAGTTGCATCGCCCCCCTCTGTCTGTACATCTGATCTAATGACGCGAATCATTAAACAAGAGCCCGCTCTTGGCGACTGCCCCGCAGATCTCTACCAGCATAGCCCCACTCCTGACATGTCCCCTCCAACCACGCTGGACCTCAACAATGGCACCATCACCTTCAATCAGATTCATGCAGACAGCGGAGACACTGGCCCTTTTGGAAACTCCAGGACCTGTAAACTCAAGGAATTGGTGAGGGACAACACCCTGTCACCAATTTCCCCCAATGATCCTCTGCTGTCTTCAATGTCCCCGGATGGCTCCAATAGCATCAGAAACCACCACAGTTCCTGCTCCagtgtggaggaggagcagtgttGTTAG
- the mitfa gene encoding melanocyte inducing transcription factor a isoform X5, translated as MEVLKVQSHLESSTKYHIQQAQRHQVRQYLSTTLDGKAGSQCPSQPPEHGMPPGHGSSAPNSPMALLTLSSNCEKEMDDVIDDIISLESSYSEDVLGLMDQGLQMNNQLPVSGNLLDVYGNQALPLPGLAISSSCPPNIKREYTAPGMKQVLEESGSCGQYENYQRPEGFPVEAEVRALAKERQKKDNHNLIERRRRFNINDRIKELGTLIPKSSDPGCEESCALLVSWSADSDCRPLSPTYPRDMRWNKGTILKASVDYIRRLQREQQRAKELECRQRKLEHANRHLMLRIQELEIQARAHGLAVASPPSVCTSDLMTRIIKQEPALGDCPADLYQHSPTPDMSPPTTLDLNNGTITFNQIHADSGDTGPFGNSRTCKLKELVRDNTLSPISPNDPLLSSMSPDGSNSIRNHHSSCSSVEEEQCC; from the exons GTGCAGTCCCACCTGGAGAGTTCCACCAAATACCACATCCAGCAGGCCCAGAGGCACCAGGTGAGGCAGTATCTGTCCACCACACTCGATGGTAAAGCCGGCAGCCAGTGTCCCAGCCAACCCCCTGAGCACGGCATGCCACCCGGGCATGGCAGTAGTGCCCCCAACAGTCCCATGGCCTTACTCACCCTCAGTTCTAACTGTGAAAAAGAG ATGGACGATGtgatcgatgacatcatcagcttgGAGTCAAGTTACAGTGAAGATGTTCTCGGACTTATGGATCAAGGTCTTCAAATGAATAACCAG CTCCCTGTGTCTGGTAACCTCCTTGATGTGTATGGCAACCAAGCTCTACCGCTGCCTGGCCTCGCCATCAGCAGCTCCTGTCCGCCCAACATTAAGAGAGAATACACAG CTCCTGGCATGAAGCAAGTACTGGAAGAGTCTGGATCCTGTGGCCAGTATGAAAACTATCAAAGGCCAGAGGGCTTTCCAGTAG AGGCTGAAGTTCGTGCTCTTGCtaaagaaagacagaagaaagacaacCACAACTTAA TTGAACGTAGACGGAGATTTAACATCAACGATCGCATCAAGGAGCTGGGAACCCTGATACCCAAGTCAAGTGATCC GGGCTGTGAGGAATCCTGTGCTCTTCTGGTCAGCTGGTCAGCTGATTCTGACTGTAGACCTTTGTCTCCTACATACCCCAGAGACATGCGATGGAATAAGGGGACCATTCTGAAAGCCTCAGTGGACTATATCAGGAGGCTACAGCGGGAGCAGCAGAGAGCCAAGGAGTTGGAGTGCAGACAGAGGAAGCTGGAACATGCAAACCGCCATCTGATGCTTCGTATACAG GAGCTGGAGATCCAGGCTCGTGCTCACGGTCTTGCAGTTGCATCGCCCCCCTCTGTCTGTACATCTGATCTAATGACGCGAATCATTAAACAAGAGCCCGCTCTTGGCGACTGCCCCGCAGATCTCTACCAGCATAGCCCCACTCCTGACATGTCCCCTCCAACCACGCTGGACCTCAACAATGGCACCATCACCTTCAATCAGATTCATGCAGACAGCGGAGACACTGGCCCTTTTGGAAACTCCAGGACCTGTAAACTCAAGGAATTGGTGAGGGACAACACCCTGTCACCAATTTCCCCCAATGATCCTCTGCTGTCTTCAATGTCCCCGGATGGCTCCAATAGCATCAGAAACCACCACAGTTCCTGCTCCagtgtggaggaggagcagtgttGTTAG